The DNA sequence TGGGCGTCTGCTCGCTTTCGGCGGGCGATTCATCTATTTCCAGGTGCTTCCGAACCAACGCCATCAGGTCGTCGGTGGTAAATGGTTTGCGTATGCACCCCGCCACACCCTGCGGAATGCGACTACGCTGGGGCAGTCCGGTCATTACGTAAAGGGGAACGCCACGGCTCTGGGCCTGGGGCAGTATCTCGCCCAACTGCTCCGTCACACTGGCGCCCGGCACATCCACATCCACCAGGATCAGACCGGGCCGCTCGATCTGCAACAGCTCCAGCGCCTGGGCGGGAGCGGCCGCGCAGTAGGCCAGCACATGACGACGCGCCATGGCCGTGTCCACCCACTCCAGAAGGCCAGGATCATTGTCCACCACCAGAATTCGGGCGAGAACGCCCTCGCCCTCCGAATCGCGCACGCGCCGTCCCTTCTCCATACCGCTTTCATCTTCATTGCAGACGGCATGAAGGGCGTCGGCCAGATCCTGGGCGCTGAAGGGCTTGGAAACGAAATAGATATCGCCCCAGAGATCGCCCGCCTCTCGCAGGCGTTCTCCCGACGCGCCGGTGAAGGCGATCACGGGCAGGGTGTCGGAGGTGAGGTTCTGTCGCAGCAGCGTCAACGTGCTCAGCCCCGCGATATCGTTCACCGTGTCGTTCAGCAGAATCAGCGCGGGCTGCTTTCGCTCGAGTTCGCGCAGGCATTGATAGCCGTTTGTGGCCCGCCGGAATTCGATGCCGATGGGCTCGAGCACATAGGCCAGCGCGCGGGGAAAGGCTTCTCCTTCGTCCACCACCAGGACGTCAAGCCCGGCGAGATGGTCCAGCGAGTCCCGTTTCCACTCAGGGTCGAAGACCGCTGCCGGAAGGACCACCGTGAAGGTGCACCCCTTGCCCTCCTCGCTCTCCACCGCAATGGTTCCCCCGTGGGCCTCAACGATGCTCTTGGCGATCGACAGGCCGATACCGGTGCCTTCGTAGCGTCGGGTCTTGGAGCTGTCCACCTGGAAGAATTTGTCGAAGACCTTCTGCTGATGTTCTCGGCGGATGCCGATACCGGTATCTGTAACCGTCATCTTGAAGGTACGCCCTTCGAGGCACGCCGCGCGAACCGAAATGCTGCCGCCTTCTGGTGTGAACTTGAGGGCGTTGTTGAAGAGAATTCCCAGCACCTGATCCATTTTCGTCCGGTCACACCAGATGGGCGGGAGGCCTTCCGGCACATCGGACGTCAGCTCGATGTCCCGGGCCAGGGCTCCCGGATGGAAAGAGGAAACCGCCTCCTGAATCAGGGCCGAAGGCGTACAGAGCCGACGCGAAATCTGGACGCCGCGAATCTCCATCCGGCTGAACTCTATAATCTCGTTCAGGTGCCCCACCAGACGACGAACGTTTCTATCCATGACGCGCACGGCGGCGATCTGCGGCCCGGCCATTTCGCCCAGGCTGCCCGACTCCAGCATTTCCACATAGCCCTGGATCGTGCTCAAGGGCGTACGAAGTTCATGGCTCACATTGGAGAGAAAGCTGTCTTTGGCCCGATCATGCATGAGAAGCTCTTCATTCAACTCTTCCAGCTTCTGGGCGCGCTGTTCGAGCTGGAGCTGCATCTGCTTCAACT is a window from the Candidatus Hydrogenedentota bacterium genome containing:
- a CDS encoding response regulator, coding for MILYLIPILMGLGGILFSLQLDSVALRSVVALLSVAIPLISCGNLLARFQISLVERLFLLLGVVMLLLGAGLSVTGFADPSNDATVMSQQIALYSRVIGIGSLMLGLIVVLYMVARTGEDVEGMAERFMYLANHMHEGFILSRVDGPVLMVNKRFLEMFHIDEGEVLGQDTLALAERFQIQGISEHIEQRKNRVASEYEVTWNVGDEERYFWFSGTPVLNRFGRHYANLATVREITEQKRLAKRVERYAQGLQTLVEEQTQKLQESEERFRTLLLSMNEGFLTIDTSNRIQFVNRRVCDLLKTDKDHILGRDVLEFVDAAGRVRLLNLLVKRESLPDEEARLELNFVDTSGAVVPAMLAVTYLAQGSAMEPVYSLVVTGVSELKQMQLQLEQRAQKLEELNEELLMHDRAKDSFLSNVSHELRTPLSTIQGYVEMLESGSLGEMAGPQIAAVRVMDRNVRRLVGHLNEIIEFSRMEIRGVQISRRLCTPSALIQEAVSSFHPGALARDIELTSDVPEGLPPIWCDRTKMDQVLGILFNNALKFTPEGGSISVRAACLEGRTFKMTVTDTGIGIRREHQQKVFDKFFQVDSSKTRRYEGTGIGLSIAKSIVEAHGGTIAVESEEGKGCTFTVVLPAAVFDPEWKRDSLDHLAGLDVLVVDEGEAFPRALAYVLEPIGIEFRRATNGYQCLRELERKQPALILLNDTVNDIAGLSTLTLLRQNLTSDTLPVIAFTGASGERLREAGDLWGDIYFVSKPFSAQDLADALHAVCNEDESGMEKGRRVRDSEGEGVLARILVVDNDPGLLEWVDTAMARRHVLAYCAAAPAQALELLQIERPGLILVDVDVPGASVTEQLGEILPQAQSRGVPLYVMTGLPQRSRIPQGVAGCIRKPFTTDDLMALVRKHLEIDESPAESEQTPIGIG